GCCGGGACCTGCACCGGCAGCCGCCGGTTGTCGAGCCAGGAGACGGCGAACATGCCCGGGGACTGCGGCATCCCGCCCCACGGCCGCAGGAGCGGCTCGAGCGGGTGGGAGCCCAGGGCGATCGCGTCCCCCACCGCTCCACTGCACACCACCGGATCGGTGGAGTCCGCCTCCAGCACCGCGTTGGTGATGAACCAGCCGACCGAGTCCGCCCACCGCCGCCGGTCACCGTCCGGCCCGCGCCGGGAGTGCACCGGGAACACCGCACGCAGTACCCCCGCCCCCATGTCCCGGTTGACCTGCACCATCACGCTCACCGCCATCGGCAGCAGCCGGACGCCGCTGTGCGCGGCCACCGCCTCGAGCCGGGCGACACCGGCGGGGTCCAGGACGTCGACGACCTCCACCACCTCGTCACGGGGGACCGAGACATCCCCGAGGTCCAGCGGGAACACCGGCATCCGGCCACCACCGGCCGCCATGATCTCCGCCCAGCGGTTGCGGACCTCGACGGGGGCCGGCGGCCGGACCTCCAGACCGCGGGTGTGCTCGGCGAAGGAGGGCACCGTCGCCCGCAGTCCGGGCGGGGTGCCGGCGACGGCCCGGACCGATGTTCCGTCGGATGCGCTGCCGGAGGCGCCGTCCTCACCGGCGCCGAGGAAGGCGAGCATGTCCCGCACCAGGACGAGCAGCGACCAGGCGTCGCCGTGGCAGTGGTCCAGGCCGATGACCGCGGTGCGGCGTCCGCCCCCGTGGTCGACGACGGCGAGCCGGTACGAGGGCAGCCCGAACGGCTCACAGACCTCGTCGAAGTAGTCGCGCAGCAGGGTCCGGGGGTCGGTCTCTGGGTCGGTCTCTGGGCCACCGAGGGGCCGCCACACGCCCCCGGTGACGACGATGTCGTGCGTCCGGATCAGCGGCAGCCCGGTGACCGGGTCCGGCCCGTCGTCACGCAGCACCGTGCGCAGCGTCCCGTGCCGGTCGATGACCCGCCGCCAGGCCTGGCCGACCCGCCCCAGTCCGACCGGTGGCAGCCGGAAAGCCACCGCCAGCCACGACCCCGGCCGGGTACCCGCGGCGGCGTGCCGGGACTGGTCGAAGGAGGCGACGTGGCCGTCAGGCAGGGCGTCGGGGGCGGGTGCGACCGTCGGCTCGAACACGGTCACCCGCCCTGCGGAAAGTTCCATACGGGCTACAGTTGTGAGTCTCATGTCCCTGGAAGATAGGGGCGCCGGATTTCCGGGGTATTTCTCCCCGGGAACAGGACGAGTCCGGAAAGGCAGCCATGAACGGGTCGCTCGACACACTGGCCTACGACACCTGGGGGCCGGCTGACGGCATCCCCACCATCCAGCTGCACGGTCTGACCTCCAGCCGCGCCCGCGATGTCGCCCTCGGACTCGACCTCACCGCCGGGCAGGAGGACCTGCATGTCCTGCGGTACGACGCCCCGGGGCACGGCCAGTCACCGGGACCCCGCATCCCCGCCGCCTACCGGTGGACCTCCCTGGCGAAGAACCTCGAGGAGATGACCGCCTATTTCGGCGGGGTGCCGGTGCACGCCGTCGGCCAGTCGATGGGTTCCGCGACGATCCTCACCTCCGCCGCCTCGGATCCGGCGGCCGCCGTATCGCGCTACGGGTCCTTCGTCCTGGCCCTGCCGCCGACCGCGTGGGAACTGCGCGGCGACCGGGCCGGCACCTACGAGAACTCCGCCCGGTTCGTCGAGGAGCACGGCAGGGCCGCCTTCGCCGAGACGACCCGCTACGAGCCGACTCCACCGGCGCGCCGCAACGACGTCCCCTTCACCTGGCCGGACGTCGCCGAGGACCTGCTCCCCACCGTCTTCCGCGGCGCGGCGGGCAATGACCTGCCGCCGCGCGAGAAGATCGCGGCGCTGGGCGACAAGCGGATCCCCACGCTGATTCTCAGCTGGTCCGGCGACCCCGCACATCCGGTGGCCGTAGCCGAGGAACTCCACCGGCTGCTGCCGAACTCGCAGCTGGTGACCGCGGACACGCCGGCGGACACCGCGACCTGGCCGGATCTCATCGGTTCATTCATCCGGACACAGTCCCGGTACTACCTCGGGCAGCACCGGCGGCGGTAACCCGGATGCGGGGCGCCGGGCGCGGGGCCGGCAGAAGGTGAACGGCAGATACTGCCCTCCCCGTCACCGTTTCCACCCCGTAGGCGGTGACAGCGGGTGCAGTATCTGCCGTATCTGCGAGCGCAGCGGTCCGGACACGGAAAAACCCGGTCCGCACCGTGGTGCGGACCGGGTCCCTGCTGTGCGCCCGGAGGGATTCGAACCCCCAACCTTCTGATCCGTAGTCAGATGCTCTATCCGTTGAGCTACGGGCGCAGCCGCTGCATCTCTGCAACGAGGACAAAGCGTACACGCGCCCCGGTACGCTGGCAAATGCGCAGGTCACACCAGCTTCGACAGGAAGCGCAGCGGCACCACCTTCAGCAGCCACGAGATCGGACGCCACGGCCACTCCGGCGCATAGGCCTTCCGCCGCCGCGCCTCGACAGCCGCCAGGATCGACCGCACCCCGCGCTGCGTGGACACCATGAACGGCGTGTTCTGCTCCACCTTCTCGTTCATCTCCGAGCGGATGTAGCCCGGCAGGATGACCGTCACATCGATCGGCGATCCGGCGGTGACCAGCTCGGACTGCAGCGCCTCCCCCAGGTTCGCCACGAACGCCTTCGTCGCCCCGTAGGTCGCCATGGACCGCCGGTTCCCGCGCAGTGCGGTCACCGAGGAGATCAGCACGAGGTGGCCGGCACCCCGGCCACCGTCGGCGGCGCGGAACAGCTCCATCGCCGCCTCCGCCTGGGCGAGGACGCCGAGGACGTTCGTCGTGGCGGTCCGCTGGTTCGCCGACGGCCGCCCCGACCCGACCGGACGCCCCTGCCCCAGGCCGGCATTGGCGACGACCCGGTCCAGACCACCGGCACCGGCGGCCCGGGCATCGGCGTCCGCGGTCCGGAAGACCTCCCGCACGGCGTCCGCGTCGGTGACGTCGAGGGCGTAGGTGCGCACCGTCACCGCGGGGTGCGCCGCCGTGATCTCGGCGGCGAGGGCGTCCAGCCGGTCGGTGCGGCGGGCGCAGAGTGCGAGGTGGTGACCGAGGGCGGCGGACTGGCGGGCGAGTTCGGCGCCGATGCCGGAACTCGCACCGGTGATGAGGACCGTGAAGGGCGCAGACGGGGACACTGCAGAGGAGGACGCGGAAGAGGGCATGGCCCTGAAGATAACAGGAAACCCCGCACCCTCGGGCCGGTTTCCACCGGTCCACGGTGCGGGGTTCTCCCAGAGAAAAGCGTGCGCCCGGAGGGATTCGAACCCCCAACCTTCTGATCCGTAGTCAGATGCTCTATCCGTTGAGCTACGGGCGCCCGCTGTTTCCAGCGACTCCAGTCTCCTGCGGCACACCACCAGACGGGAGTGTCACGCGATCCCGGGGTACACCACACACCCCTTGTAACGGGACCGCGCCCTGAATGCCCACCGACCTCACCACAAGGCGGGTGGACGGCTGACGACACAACCCTCACGAAAGCTGCAGGAACTGAAGTGGCGGAGACGAGAGGATTTGAACCTCCGGTCCTCTGTTAGGAAGACAACTCATTAGCAGTGAGTCCCATTCGGCCGCTCTGGCACGTCTCCACGCCGTCACTCGCGCAACGGCTCCTGACACACTACAACAGGCCCCGGCTGCGTCACAAAACACCGGGGAGCACTACTGTTGACCTCATGATCCGCCGCGCTCTCGAGTCCATTCCCACCTACGTCCCCGGGTCCGCCGGGGACGGTTCCCGCCCCACGCTCAAGCTCTCGAGCAACGAGAGTGTGCGCGGCCCGCTGCCCTCGGTCGCCGCCGCGGCAGCCCACGCCGTCGCCGCCGCGAACCGCTACCCGGACATGGCCGCGACCGGTGTGCGCACCGCTCTCGCACAGTGGCTCAGCGAAACGTCCTCACTCCCGCTCAGCGTCGGGAACATCGCCGTGGGTGCCGGGTCGTCGGCGCTGATCCAGCAGGCGATCCAGGCGACCTGTGATGACGGGGACGAGGTCATCTACGCGTGGCGCAGCTTCGAGGCCTACCCGATCCTCACCCGGGTCGCCGGCGCGACGCCGGTGGAGATCCCCCTCGACCGCAACTACCGGCACGATCTGCGCGCCATGGCCGCGGCGGTGACCGACCGCACCCGGCTCATCATCGTCTGCAACCCGAACAACCCGACGGGCACCACGGTCACCCGCACCGAGCTCGCCGACTTCCTCGACATGGTGCCCGACGATGTCCAGGTGCTCCTCGACGAGGCGTACTTCGAGTACGTCCGGAACTCCTCGAGCCCCGACGGCCTGTCGCTGCTGGCGATGCACCCGAACCTGGCGGTGGCCCGCACCTTCTCGAAGGCCTACGGGCTGGCCGGGGTCCGGCTGGGATACCTGGTGGGGCGTCCGGAGTTCATCGAGGCGGTCAACAAGGTGTGCATCCCGTTCAGTGTCAACGCCGTCGCGGAGGCCATGGGCGAGGCGTGCATCGCCGCCGGCGCGGAGCTGCGGGCCCGGACCGACGAGACGGTGGACCAGCGCGGTCGGCTGCTGGACGCCCTGCCCGAGGATCTGCAGGTCCCCTCGCAGGCCAATTTCGTGTGGCTGCCGCTCGGCGCACGCGCCAGTGAGTTCGCCGACCGGCTCGCGGAGGCGGGCGTGGTGACCAGGTGTTTCGCCGGCGACGGCGTCCGCATCACCGTCACGGACGCTGCAGAGACCGAGGCCCTGCTCACCGCCCTCGAGCGGGCCCGCGTCGCCGATTTCGCCCAGGTGTAACAGGCCCGAAACCTGCGGGACGGACCATGCGGGCATGAACACCACGGACACGACCTCATTCTCCCCGCTGTTCGCCACCCGTCCCGCCGCCACCCCGGCGGTCCACGACCTGGCGGACTTCAACTCCGCCCCGGCCGAGCAGCTGACGACACTGCTGACGTTCATGACCACCTGCCGGGAGCTCGCCCGGACCGTCATCGTCGGTCGGCCGTACCGGTCGGCCGCGGACGTGTACGCCGCCGCCTCGCGCGCCCTGCACACGCTGCCGACGCCACTGGTCACGGACATCGTCAACGTCCACCGGCCGATCGACCGGGTACCGCTGATCGAGGACGCCGCCCGCCGCGGGCTCCTCAGCGAGGACCGGCTCGCCGAGCTCCGGGAGGACGCCCTGGGTTACGCCGCCGTCCAGGGGCATCTCTTCATCGCCGATCCGGTGGTGTGGGGGTCGCCGCAGGCGGTGGCGATGATCCCGCTGCCCGACGGAGCGACCGTCCCGCCGGTCGACGACATCGTCACCGGGCTGCTCGCCGACCTCGACCGCCGGACGCTGCTGCCGCCGGCCGACGCGTGGCGGCTCACCGTCTCCCACCTGGAGGAATCCAACCGGCAGAAGCTCGTCACACTGCTGGAACCGACAGACTGACAGGTGCCGGGCCACCGGGGGGCCGCAAGTCAGCGGTATGCGTGGGCGAGACTGCCGGTGGTCGGCCCGGCCGGGTCGGTGACCACGCAGCTGACGGTGCGGTCCTTCGCCGCCCAGCTCTCCTTCGAGGGGACGTAGGTGACCACGTCGAGGGACGACCCCCCGAAGCCGGTGCCGACGAAGTCGGTGAATTCATCGCCGGTGCACCAGTCGGCGGCGCGGTCCTTCGTCTGGGACCGGCCGGGGAACAGCACGTCGTCGAGGGTCTGCTGTGCGTACACCTCGCCGACGTGCTGCCCGGCACAGTCGACGGTGCTGATCTCGCTCGCCTTCGTCGGCACGGTGGCCGACGTGGCTGTGCCGGACGCCGTGCCGGACGCCGAACCGGACGCTGAGTCGGTGGCGGACGGCTCCGCCGACGTGGAGGCCGCAGCCGATGCACTGGCCGACGCGCTGGCCGACGACGAGGCCGGGGCCGACGTCGAGGTCGCCCCGGAGGTCGCTGCCGTGCTCACGGTCCCCCGGTCGTCGGTCGGCTCTGCCGCACCGTGCGCACCGTGCGCCGCCCCGTCCTCCGACCCGAGGTCGGCCAGGCAGTCACCGACCGACAGGTCGAGACCGACCTGCTGCGTCCGGGCGGAGGTGGAACCGCCGGACGAGGAGGTGGCGTCCTGCGCCTC
This is a stretch of genomic DNA from Corynebacterium nuruki S6-4. It encodes these proteins:
- a CDS encoding alpha/beta fold hydrolase, whose protein sequence is MNGSLDTLAYDTWGPADGIPTIQLHGLTSSRARDVALGLDLTAGQEDLHVLRYDAPGHGQSPGPRIPAAYRWTSLAKNLEEMTAYFGGVPVHAVGQSMGSATILTSAASDPAAAVSRYGSFVLALPPTAWELRGDRAGTYENSARFVEEHGRAAFAETTRYEPTPPARRNDVPFTWPDVAEDLLPTVFRGAAGNDLPPREKIAALGDKRIPTLILSWSGDPAHPVAVAEELHRLLPNSQLVTADTPADTATWPDLIGSFIRTQSRYYLGQHRRR
- a CDS encoding SDR family oxidoreductase, which codes for MPSSASSSAVSPSAPFTVLITGASSGIGAELARQSAALGHHLALCARRTDRLDALAAEITAAHPAVTVRTYALDVTDADAVREVFRTADADARAAGAGGLDRVVANAGLGQGRPVGSGRPSANQRTATTNVLGVLAQAEAAMELFRAADGGRGAGHLVLISSVTALRGNRRSMATYGATKAFVANLGEALQSELVTAGSPIDVTVILPGYIRSEMNEKVEQNTPFMVSTQRGVRSILAAVEARRRKAYAPEWPWRPISWLLKVVPLRFLSKLV
- a CDS encoding histidinol-phosphate transaminase, with the protein product MIRRALESIPTYVPGSAGDGSRPTLKLSSNESVRGPLPSVAAAAAHAVAAANRYPDMAATGVRTALAQWLSETSSLPLSVGNIAVGAGSSALIQQAIQATCDDGDEVIYAWRSFEAYPILTRVAGATPVEIPLDRNYRHDLRAMAAAVTDRTRLIIVCNPNNPTGTTVTRTELADFLDMVPDDVQVLLDEAYFEYVRNSSSPDGLSLLAMHPNLAVARTFSKAYGLAGVRLGYLVGRPEFIEAVNKVCIPFSVNAVAEAMGEACIAAGAELRARTDETVDQRGRLLDALPEDLQVPSQANFVWLPLGARASEFADRLAEAGVVTRCFAGDGVRITVTDAAETEALLTALERARVADFAQV
- a CDS encoding septum formation family protein, with the protein product MTHRLWAAAVAAAVLVPALAACSSGDGEAQDATSSSGGSTSARTQQVGLDLSVGDCLADLGSEDGAAHGAHGAAEPTDDRGTVSTAATSGATSTSAPASSSASASASASAAASTSAEPSATDSASGSASGTASGTATSATVPTKASEISTVDCAGQHVGEVYAQQTLDDVLFPGRSQTKDRAADWCTGDEFTDFVGTGFGGSSLDVVTYVPSKESWAAKDRTVSCVVTDPAGPTTGSLAHAYR